A single genomic interval of Lodderomyces elongisporus chromosome 8, complete sequence harbors:
- the ATM1 gene encoding Iron-sulfur clusters transporter atm1, mitochondrial translates to MLLRSPLVKNIARLNYLKSPSTIASHAPLQTLQSSTTLYKFRFFSQCTTLRSNGETNSNKSNSISKPVTPSSPSSLNRGDNSTPQQSSKKSATLSQTTQDSQPSQSSPVSQDQAKSKESSQYSLFGRKVSTSEVFMLRSLLRTIWPKNNPKFKIRVVVAVSLLIGSKLLNVQVPFFFKQIIDQMNVNWTDDVGVFATVVGSLILAYGGARFGAVLFGELRNAIFAGVAQSAIKRVATNTFTRLLNMDLQFHLSQQTGGLTRAIDRGTKGISSVLNAMVFHIIPITFEIGIVCSILSWNYGYSFAAVTLATMLAYSIFTIQTTAWRTKFRRQANNADNQAASVALDSLINYESVKIFNNEAFQGKKYNEALTRYEKASVKVATSLAYLNAGQNFIFTSALTAMMYMGCQGVIDGGLTVGDLVLINQLVFQLSVPLNFLGSVYRDMKQSLLDMENLFQLQSVPIKIQSAENASELVLNKSMPGEIKFENVTFGYHPDRPILSNATFTIPAGEKVAIVGPSGSGKSTILRLVFRFYDVDQGRILIDGQDIKQVSLESLRSKVGVVPQETPLFNDTILENIRYGDLNAKDDQIRKAISAVQLDQLVKDLPDGLNTIVGERGMMISGGEKQRLAIARLLLKNAPITFFDEATSALDTHTEQSLLKTIRGIFKKDQRTNVSIAHRLRTIADADKIIVLNKGKVQEEGTHSELLSNAESLYAQLWNIQENLDVEKELRLEEEQRIKDEEEKERRLFEAREEQKKRDAGV, encoded by the coding sequence ATGCTATTGAGGAGCCCATTGGTTAAGAATATAGCACGACTAAATTATTTAAAAAGTCCATCCACAATAGCCAGTCATGCTCCGCTACAAACACTTCAACTGAGTACCACTCTTTACAAATTTCGATTTTTTTCCCAATGTACAACTTTAAGATCCAATGGAGAAACTAATTCTAATAAGTCAAACTCTATATCAAAGCCAGTTacaccatcatcaccatcatcattgaaTCGAGGCGATAATTCAACACCCCAACAACTGAGCAAAAAATCTGCCACTTTATCGCAAACCACTCAAGATTCGCAACCCTCACAAAGCTCTCCAGTTTCACAAGATCAAGCAAAGTCAAAGGAGTCCTCACAGTATTCACTTTTTGGCCGCAAAGTATCGACCTCAGAAGTATTTATGCTTCGTTCTTTGCTCCGCACAATTTGGCCCAAGAACAACCCGAAATTCAAGATccgtgttgttgttgccgtTTCTTTGCTTATTGGATCAAAACTACTCAATGTCCAGGtcccctttttctttaagcAAATAATTGATCAAATGAATGTTAATTGGACCGATGATGTTGGTGTATTTGCCACTGTTGTTGGGTCTTTGATTCTTGCTTATGGTGGAGCTCGATTTGGTGCTGTGTTGTTTGGTGAGTTGCGTAATGCCATATTTGCTGGTGTTGCGCAATCGGCAATCAAGAGAGTAGCAACAAATACATTTACCAGGTTACTAAACATGGATCTACAATTCCACTTGTCGCAACAAACTGGTGGTTTAACTAGAGCCATTGATCGTGGTACGAAGGGAATCAGCTCAGTACTCAATGCAATGGTTTTCCATATTATCCCCATAACATTTGAGATTGGTATTGTTTGTTCCATTCTTAGTTGGAATTATGGTTATTCTTTTGCGGCAGTTACTTTGGCAACAATGCTTGCTTATTCAATATTTACGATCCAGACCACAGCTTGGCGTACCAAGTTTAGGAGGCAAGCAAACAATGCCGATAATCAAGCAGCATCGGTAGCGTTGGACTCATTGATCAATTATGAAAGTGTCAAGATCTTCAATAATGAAGCTTTCCAGggtaaaaaatataatgaAGCGTTGACCAGATATGAAAAAGCAAGTGTTAAAGTTGCCACAAGTTTAGCATACTTAAATGCAGGGcaaaatttcatttttacgTCAGCATTAACTGCAATGATGTATATGGGTTGCCAAGGTGTTATTGATGGTGGGTTAACCGTGGGtgatttggttttgatCAATCAATTGGTGTTTCAATTGAGTGTTCCATTAAACTTTTTGGGAAGCGTTTATCGAGATATGAAGCAAAGCTTATTGGATATGGAGAACTTGTTCCAGTTGCAAAGCGTGCCCATTAAGATCCAAAGTGCAGAAAATGCTCTGGAATTGGTGCTCAACAAGCTGATGCCCGGTGAGatcaaatttgaaaatgtcaCATTTGGATACCACCCAGATCGGCCCATTTTGTCTAATGCGACATTCACTATTCCCGCGGGAGAGAAAGTTGCCATTGTTGGGCCTAGTGGAAGTGGTAAATCGACGATTTTGCGCTTGGTTTTCAGATTCTACGATGTAGATCAAGGTCGAATTTTAATTGACGGACAAGACATCAAGCAAGTTTCACTTGAGTCGCTTCGATCAAAAGTTGGTGTTGTGCCGCAAGAAACACCATTATTTAACGATACAATTCTTGAGAATATCCGGTATGGTGATTTAAATGCTAAAGATGATCAAATACGCAAGGCCATTTCTGCAGTGCAACTTGATCAACTCGTTAAGGATCTACCAGATGGGCTCAATACTATTGTTGGAGAGCGAGGAATGATGATCTCTGGAGGTGAGAAGCAAAGATTGGCAATTGCGAGACTTTTATTGAAGAATGCGCCAATTACATTTTTCGACGAAGCAACGTCTGCATTGGATACGCATACGGAGCAGTCGTTGCTCAAGACTATACGAggtattttcaaaaaggaTCAAAGGACCAATGTCTCTATTGCGCATAGGTTGAGAACtattgctgatgctgataaGATTATTGTGTTGAACAAGGGTAAGGTGCAAGAAGAAGGTACCCATTCCGAGTTGTTGAGCAATGCGGAGTCGTTATATGCACAGTTGTGGAATATACAAGAGAATTTGGATGTGGAGAAGGAGTTGAGACTTGAAGAGGAGCAGCGGATAAAggatgaagaggaaaaagagaggagaTTATTTGAGGCCAgagaagagcaaaagaagcGTGATGCAGGTGTATAG